A genomic region of Colletotrichum destructivum chromosome 1, complete sequence contains the following coding sequences:
- a CDS encoding Putative proton-dependent oligopeptide transporter family, MFS transporter superfamily — translation MAENVVGLNVNKVVEPVSDDHGGYHSEKTHQVAAAAAALDAESQTSSLEGTRSVVDDDAYPPPTEEERTTLRKVADSIPLTSWSLCIVEMAERASYYGVKAAFNNYLQFPLPEGGPGTGAIDPSKPNSHAGALGLGLRTASALGLLFNFLAYFIPIFGAWLADVKIGRYKAIALGVFIGGVSHVIMVGGAAPAVLQGPKAAAVGVFLLSYFLLAFGAGIFKPNVAPTVIDQYKHQREYTKVLKSGEKVIVDPETTINHIMLIFYAFINVGAFFSIAVVYIEKYHSFWLAYLVPGIVYFLLPVLLAATYKRTVRVPPQGSDLNRFVKITTSGIKASKGNIFAKNFWHNVQPTVLAERGVHVGYSEKDVDDARRTWQAVQIFLYIPIWYLNDGGVGNVQSNQGAAMTSDGAPNDLLSHFNPLVIIVFSPFMANVVYPFLERRNIKFGRISRMTVGFILATISSVIGALVQWRVYATSPCGYNASSCDEVSPLSIWWQIPNVALGAMSEIFINVTAYELAYARAPEHMRSTVVALFLFMTALSSALGQILLPSIADPTLIWAWAAPGIALFVQTIVFWYRHRHLNDDVFMTHKEDFESAKSDEKLVGKEEK, via the exons ATGG CCGAGAACGTCGTTGGTCTCAACGTGaacaaggtcgtcgagcccgtTTCGGACGACCACGGCGGATACCACTCGGAAAAGACACAtcaggtcgccgccgccgctgccgcccttgacgccgagTCCCAGACCAGCTCGCTCGAGGGGACGcgctccgtcgtcgacgatgatgccTACCCGCCCCCaacggaggaggagcgcaCGACGCTGCGCAAGGTCGCCGACTCGATCCCCTTGACGTCGTGGTCCCTCTGCatcgtcgagatggccgagaggGCGTCCTACTacggcgtcaaggccgcctTCAACAACTACCTCCAGTTTCCCCTGCCGGAGGGCGGCCCCGGCACCGGTGCCATCGACCCCTCGAAACCCAACTCTcatgccggcgccctcggcctcggactGCGGACCGCCTCGGCGTTGGGACTGCTCTTCAACTTCCTGGCCTACTTCATCCCCATCTTCGGTGCCTGGCTGGCAGACGTCAAGATCGGCCGTTACAAGGCCATTGCCCTGGGTGTGTTCATCGGAGGCGTCTCCCACGTCATCATGGTTGGCGGCGCTGCCCCCGCCGTCTTGCAAGGTCCtaaagccgccgccgtgggcgtcttcctcctcagcTACTTCCTTCTGGCCTTCGGCGCCGGTATCTTCAAGCCTAACGTCGCGCCGACGGTCATCGACCAGTACAAGCACCAGAGGGAGTACACCAAGGTGCTCAAGTCCGGGGAGAAGGTCATTGTCGACCCGGAGACGACCATCAACCACATCATGCTGATCTTCTACGCCTTCATCAACGTcggcgccttcttctccatcgccgtcgtctacATCGAGAAGTACCACAGCTTCTGGCTCGCCTACCTCGTTCCCGGCATCGTCTACTTCTTGCTGCCCGTCCTGCTCGCCGCCACTTACAAGCGCACCGTCCGAGTGCCCCCCCAGGGCTCCGACCTCAACCGCTTCGTCAAGATCACCACCTCCGGCATCAAGGCCAGCAAGGGAAACATATTCGCCAAGAACTTCTGGCACAACGTCCAGCCGACCGTCCTGGCGGAGCGGGGCGTCCACGTCGGCTACTCGGAGAAGGATGTCGACGATGCGCGCCGCACGTGGCAGGCCGTCCAGATCTTCCTGTACATCCCCATCTGGTACCTgaacgacggcggcgtcggcaacgtGCAGAGCAACCAGGGAGCCGCGATGACCTCCGACGGCGCCCCCAACGACCTGCTCAGCCACTTCAAccccctcgtcatcatcgtcttctcccccttTATGGCGAACGTCGTGTACCCCTTCCTTGAGCGCAGAAACATCAAGTTCGGCCGCATCAGCAGAATGACGGTAGGCTTCATTCTCGCCACCATCTCctccgtcatcggcgccttGGTCCAATGGCGTGTGTACGCGACAAGTCCTTG CGGCTACAATGCCAGCTCTTGCGATGAAGTCTCGCCCCTCTCCATCTGGTGGCAGATCCccaacgtcgccctcggAGCCATGTCTGAGATCTTCATCAACGTCACTGCCTACGAGCTTGCGTATGCTCGCGCCCCCGAGCACATGAGATcgaccgtcgtcgccctcttcctgTTCATGACGGCGCTGAGCAGTGCTCTGGGCCAGATCTTGCTCCCCTCCATCGCGGACCCGACGCTCATCTGGGCGTGGGCCGCACCTGGCATTGCCCTCTTCGTCCAGACCATTGTCTTCTGGTACAGACACCGTCACCTCAACGATGATGTCTTCATGACGCACAAGGAGGATTTCGAGAGTGCCAAATCTGATGAGAAGCTTGTtgggaaggaggagaaatGA
- a CDS encoding Putative cytochrome P450: protein MDKSHPTQAPLGDTGFTLDAPASPIPYFFATLLAAFFIYSMQGPKINLPSTNQKKFFELTNSRPKKYYLANARSIMGQWFSANPNKPMKMVSDMDESIVLPPSMANEIRSHNHLSFTEFSQAFFQAKYPGFEAFTVGNHGSPLLTVINKDLTKQLAKVTEPLAGETSLALKHIFTENKYWHAIHMRPTVLQLIARVSSRVFLGTELCRNEAWLDITKNYTLDGFTAADRLREYPLFLRAFVHWFLPVCQSARRRVRDAATIIQPIIDKRNALKAQAVADGRPEPEYLDAIDWFEKASKAKGVTLDPSLCQLFLSTVAIHTTTDLLGQVLVDLAKNPDVIKDLQKEVITTLNESGWKKNSLYNMKLMDSVIKESQRLKPLQLASMQRIATADVTLSDGTFIPKGACVGVSSHALWDPEVYPEPEKWDGYRFYRLREEPGKENFAQLVSTAPEHLGFGHGKHACPGRFFAANEIKIVLAHILLQYEWRLPVGAKAEVFEYGNSPIMNPQLEIEIRRRADEVDLEKFREQLV, encoded by the exons ATGGACAAGTCTCATCCCACCCAAGCTCCTTTGGGAGATACGGGGTTCACCCTCGACGCACCAGCAAGCCCGATACCCTACTTCTTTGCAACGTTGctggcggccttcttcatctACTCTATGCAGGGTCCCAAGATCAACCTCCCATCAACCAACCAGAAGAAATTTTTCGAGCTCACCAATAGCCGGCCAAAGAAGTACTACCTCGCCAACGCGAGAAGTATCATGGGCCAGTGGTTCAGCGCAAACCCGAACAAGCCCATGAAGATGGTCAGCGATATGGACGAGTCGATTGTGCTGCCGCCAAGCATGGCCAACGAGATTCGCAGCCACAACCACCTAAGCTTCACCGAGTTTTCGCAAGCG TTCTTCCAGGCAAAGTATCCTGGCTTCGAGGCGTTTACCGTTGGCAACCACGGCAGCCCCCTTTTAaccgtcatcaacaaggactTGACGAAGCAGCTCG CCAAGGTCACTGAGCCTCTAGCCGGCGAAACTTCCCTGGCCCTCAAGCACATCTTCACAGAAAACAAGT ATTGGCACGCCATCCACATGCGGCCCACCGTCCTTCAACTCATCGCCCGTGTATCCTCCCGCGTCTTCCTCGGTACAGAGCTCTGCCGCAACGAAGCTTGGCTCGATATCACCAAGAACTACACCCTCGACGGCTTCACGGCCGCAGACCGACTCCGCGAATACCCCCTGTTCCTTCGAGCATTCGTCCACTGGTTCCTGCCCGTCTGCCAGTCTGCGCGCAGGCGGGTCCGGGATGCCGCCACCATCATCCagcccatcatcgacaaGCGTAACGCCTTAAAGGCTCAGGCTGTTGCCGATGGCAGACCCGAGCCCGAGTACCTGGACGCAATTGATTGGTTCGAGAAGGcctccaaggccaagggGGTTACGCTCGACCCGTCTCTATGCCAGCTTTTCCTATCAACGGTTGCTATACACACCACCACGGATCTTCTGGGCCAGGTGCTGGTCGACCTGGCGAAGAATCCAGACGTCATCAAGGACCTCCAGAAGGAGGTGATCACAACTCTGAACGAGAGTGGCTGGAAGAAAAACTCGCTGTACAACATGAAGCTTATGGACAGCGTCATCAAGGAGAGCCAGCGCCTGAAACCTCTGCAGCTTG CAAGCATGCAGCGAATCGCCACGGCGGACGTAACGTTATCCGACGGAACGTTCATCCCCAAGGGAGCTTGCGTGGGCGTCTCTTCTCACGCCCTCTGGGACCCGGAAGTGTACCCGGAGCCGGAGAAGTGGGACGGCTATCGGTTCTACCGCCTGCGAGAGGAGCCCGGCAAGGAGAACTTCGCGCAGCTGGTCAGCACTGCCCCGGAGCACCTCGGCTTCGGTCACGGCAAGCACGCCTGCCCCGGACGCTTCTTTGCCGCGAACGAGATCAAGATCGTCCTCGCACACATCCTGCTGCAGTACGAGTGGAGACTGCCGGTTGGCGCCAAGGCTGAAGTTTTTGAGTATGGCAACAGTCCTATCATGAACCCGCAGTTGGAGATCGAGATCCGGAGACGGGCTGATGAGGTCGATTTGGAGAAGTTCCGAGAACAGCTTGTGTGA
- a CDS encoding Putative aldehyde dehydrogenase domain, aldehyde/histidinol dehydrogenase has protein sequence MAFDLPFKLTNPDLLRTDAYVHGSWVTASSKKRFDIEDPGTGKVFASSPDFDRSDVDAVVTSAHEAFQTYRLENPRARAKKLLEWDRLIRENRDDIALVLTHESGKPLAEAQGELDYALGFTWWFAGEAERIRGNISTPSAPNRRVLVVKQPIGVAVALVPWNFPIAMILRKAGAALAAGCTMVAKPSPETPLTCLILAHLATKAGFGPGVFNVVTTSLENTPEVAEALCKHPLTKKVSFTGSTNIGSLIAKHCAEGLKKLTLELGGNCPFIVFEDCNQEQALEHLLALKWRHAGQACITANRVYVQDGIYEEFLEKLVERTGKIKMGHGAEPGTTMGPLTTPRAIPKAQAHVKDAVAAGAKVVCGGRAGAEIGLEAGYFHEPTILRDVEQSMLISREETFAPVLGVYRFSTEDEAVRWANDTSMGLASYFFTKNVDRTWRLMENLEAGMIGMNTGNSSAAESPFGGMKLSGYGKESGKDVAVEEYLVSKTITMTLEDHY, from the exons ATGGCGTTCGACCTGCCCTTCAAA CTCACCAACCCTGACCTCCTCAGGACCGATGCCTATGTCCACGGGTCTTGGGTGACGGCATCGTCCAAGAAGAGATTCGACATCGAAGACCCAGGGACCGGCAAGGTCTTCGCCTCGAGCCCAGACTTTGACCGctccgacgtcgacgccgtcgtgaCGTCGGCCCACGAGGCCTTCCAGACCTACCGGCTCGAGAACCCGAGGGCACGGGCGAAGAAGCTGCTCGAGTGGGACCGGCTCATCCGCGAGAACCGAGACGACATCGCCCTGGTGCTGACCCACGAGTCCGGGAAGCCTCTGGCCGAGGCGCAGGGCGAGCTCGACTATGCTCTGGGCTTCACCTGGTGGTTCGCCGGCGAGGCTGAGCGCATCCGAGGCAACATATCGACACCGTCCGCACCCAACAGGAGGGTGTTGGTCGTGAAACAGCCCATCGGCGTGGCGGTGGCCCTCGTTCCTTGGAACTTCCCCATCGC CATGATTCTCCGaaaggccggcgccgctctCGCAGCGGGCTGCACCATGGTCGCGAAGCCCTCCCCGGAGACGCCGCTGACGTGCCTCATCCTCGCACATCTGGCCACCAAAGCAGGCTTCGGCCCCGGCGTGTTCAACGTCGTCACGACCTCTCTGGAAAACACCCCggaggtcgccgaggcgctcTGCAAGCACCCGCTGACGAAGAAGGTGTCGTTCACGGGGTCCACGAACATCGGCAGCCTGATCGCCAAGCACTGCGCCGAGGGCCTCAAGAAGCTCACGCTGGAGCTCGGCGGGAATTGccccttcatcgtcttcgaagACTGCAACCAGGAGCAGGCCCTCGAGCACCTGCTCGCGCTGAAATGGAGGCACGCGGGCCAGGCGTGCATCACCGCGAACCGCGTGTACGTCCAGGACGGCATCTACGAGGAGttcctcgagaagctggTCGAGCGCACGGGGAAGATCAAGATGGGACACGGCGCCGAGCCCGGTACCACCATGGGCCCTCTGACGACGCCCCGCGCCATCCCCAAAGCGCAAGCGCACGTCAAGGAtgccgtggcggcgggcgccaAGGTCGTGTGCGGCGGCCGGGCGGGAGCGGAGATCGGGCTGGAGGCCGGCTACTTCCACGAGCCCACGATCCTGCGCGACGTGGAGCAGTCGATGCTCATCAGCCGGGAGGAGACCTTCGCCCCCGTCCTCGGGGTGTACCGCTTCTCgaccgaagacgaggccgtccgGTGGGCCAACGACACGAGCATGGGTCTCGCCAGCTACTTCTTCACCAAGAACGTCGACCGCACGTGGCGCCTGATGGAGAACCTGGAGGCGGGTATGATTGGGATGAACACCGGGaactcgtcggcggcggagtcGCCCTTTGGTGGCATGAAGCTCTCCGGGTACGGAAAGGAGTCCGGGAAGGACGTGGCGGTAGAGGAGTACCTCGTCTCCAAGACGATCACCATGACTTTGGAGGATCACTACTAA